Proteins found in one Kiritimatiellia bacterium genomic segment:
- a CDS encoding LamG domain-containing protein translates to MDEGKNARVPGAGGRASILLAFSLVLGAMAASRAMAGLPTNGLMLHYSFDTDNGATVPDQSGGGNLGLVTTNLEWSAFGISKGAYRFHGSNEYITAGPMFNWTNFSEGFSLSFWTRQIETELRGSYWAGTTGGSGATTNRFELGANFSSQGEIFFRLYDDEGNLNQRRYGATGVDDGEWHHVALLVGTNPASIRLLLDSVELAPGETSGTVLRLARPNFPMVLGSASDGEGGISATNSPNGYLDDFRIFDRVLSTGEVATLHKMMENEPDDTVPQARLISPGQVKTHTFKCGEDFKVSVFVRSNFPNGGPLEQNHGITVWGGPMAQIGDTTV, encoded by the coding sequence ATGGACGAAGGGAAAAATGCTCGCGTTCCGGGAGCAGGGGGCCGGGCTTCCATCCTGCTCGCCTTCTCCCTGGTCCTCGGCGCGATGGCCGCGTCCCGCGCGATGGCCGGCCTGCCGACCAACGGCCTGATGCTGCACTACTCTTTCGACACCGACAACGGGGCGACCGTGCCCGACCAGAGCGGCGGGGGCAACCTCGGCCTGGTCACGACCAACCTAGAGTGGTCGGCCTTCGGGATCTCGAAAGGGGCGTACCGCTTCCACGGCAGCAACGAGTACATCACCGCCGGGCCGATGTTCAACTGGACCAACTTCTCGGAGGGCTTCAGCCTGTCCTTCTGGACCCGCCAGATCGAGACCGAACTCCGCGGCTCGTACTGGGCCGGCACGACGGGCGGCTCGGGCGCCACAACCAACCGGTTCGAGCTGGGCGCCAACTTCTCGAGCCAGGGGGAGATTTTCTTCCGGCTGTACGACGACGAGGGGAACCTGAACCAGCGCCGCTACGGCGCCACCGGCGTGGACGACGGCGAGTGGCACCACGTGGCCCTGCTGGTCGGCACGAACCCCGCCAGCATCCGGCTGCTGCTCGACAGCGTCGAACTCGCGCCGGGCGAAACGTCGGGCACCGTCCTGCGGCTGGCCCGGCCGAATTTCCCGATGGTCCTCGGCTCCGCCAGCGACGGGGAAGGCGGCATCAGCGCCACCAACTCCCCCAACGGCTACCTGGACGACTTCCGCATTTTCGACCGGGTCCTTTCGACCGGCGAGGTGGCCACGCTGCACAAGATGATGGAGAACGAGCCCGACGACACGGTTCCGCAGGCGCGCCTGATCTCGCCGGGCCAGGTCAAGACCCATACCTTCAAGTGTGGTGAGGATTTCAAAGTTTCCGTTTTTGTGCGGTCAAACTTTCCGAATGGGGGTCCATTGGAGCAAAACCACGGGATAACGGTCTGGGGCGGGCCTATGGCGCAGATAGGAGATACTACCGTCC
- a CDS encoding HEAT repeat domain-containing protein: MKNTHDSFAGKVRRRWCWGLVAVPLAGVALLLGAARGPEEERPAASHPKAVRHPAGRSVKTAPAPVVTAALVEEPAPPRAEKSGAAEHIEQAPLGQLLAERPELADALKTLLENQRPVAVMPREQMLALRGTPEDVIELIKLYHEAPSDEVRDEIFSAACTLSNPESAELLFQLLAASGESDLTTAAALSLARMADSVLLDEILYRYETAGTPDEQARLLGILYQIRSPSRVPALIGMAERQPGGDPATAVLQTLGMIGSPEAVEYLLDRLIAAGAPEERAAYGEALSWVVEADALPLLISAATDGSLVPAARAAAARALGNFMPEYVESLLGSMVSTERDAAVRRAAQEALEKVRS, encoded by the coding sequence ATGAAAAACACGCATGACTCCTTCGCAGGAAAAGTCCGCCGGCGGTGGTGCTGGGGCCTGGTTGCGGTTCCCTTGGCAGGCGTGGCCCTGTTGCTGGGCGCGGCGAGAGGGCCGGAAGAAGAGCGGCCGGCGGCAAGCCATCCGAAGGCCGTGCGCCATCCCGCCGGCCGTTCCGTCAAAACGGCACCGGCGCCCGTCGTGACGGCGGCCTTGGTGGAAGAACCCGCGCCGCCCCGGGCCGAAAAGTCCGGGGCGGCCGAACACATAGAGCAAGCTCCCCTGGGCCAACTGCTGGCGGAACGGCCGGAGCTGGCCGACGCCCTGAAGACCCTGCTGGAGAATCAGCGCCCGGTGGCCGTCATGCCCCGGGAACAGATGCTGGCCCTGCGCGGGACGCCCGAGGACGTGATCGAGTTAATCAAGCTGTACCACGAGGCGCCGAGCGACGAGGTCCGGGACGAGATTTTCAGCGCGGCCTGCACCCTTTCCAACCCGGAGTCCGCGGAACTCCTGTTCCAGTTGCTGGCCGCCAGCGGCGAATCGGACCTGACGACCGCGGCGGCACTGTCCCTCGCCCGCATGGCGGATTCGGTCCTGCTGGACGAAATCCTGTACCGGTACGAAACGGCGGGCACCCCGGATGAACAGGCGCGCCTGCTCGGCATCCTCTACCAGATCCGCAGCCCGTCGCGCGTGCCCGCGCTGATCGGCATGGCGGAGCGGCAGCCCGGCGGCGACCCGGCCACGGCTGTTCTCCAGACGCTGGGCATGATCGGGTCGCCCGAGGCCGTCGAATACCTGCTGGACCGGCTCATCGCGGCCGGGGCCCCCGAAGAGCGGGCGGCGTACGGCGAGGCTCTTTCATGGGTCGTCGAGGCGGACGCGCTGCCCCTGCTGATCTCGGCGGCGACGGACGGGAGCCTCGTCCCCGCCGCGCGCGCGGCGGCCGCACGCGCGCTCGGCAATTTCATGCCGGAGTACGTGGAGAGCCTGCTCGGCAGCATGGTCTCGACCGAGCGAGACGCAGCGGTCCGCCGGGCCGCACAGGAGGCCCTGGAGAAGGTGCGTTCCTGA
- a CDS encoding DUF1566 domain-containing protein, protein MKKLVALGAGLLVLAGPAARAQERCLWERSERRFYRLNGTYDSAIVNIMESDAALVTHHDTIGGTTMLETAFCVLASNWVSQIHSRRQVVAADILIEVDDPSCIARTGQTNTYHSYDDGELKSGHSWPEPRFVIQADTNLVVDTLTGLMWTRSASAGSGTWNTAVGACYFTPRHSYEDWRLPSVREMESLVDLERILPALPMGHPFNNLQFNYWTGTGDIVDTNRAWVLGLADGTIARWARTNTAPHYWPVRSHTMGKSPVPKTGQTNSLAIGDDGYLQPGVPWPVPRFTVMSDTNLVFDNLWGRMWTRKIGIDATTSWALAVDHCKALIFAGHEDWRLPSRREAWSLIDFGSATLLPAGHPFNGAPGSFFWTSSTYKGDTTRAWGVEQGYLGSYLKSNIGGGVWPVRGEW, encoded by the coding sequence ATGAAGAAGCTTGTTGCTCTCGGCGCGGGGCTGCTGGTCCTGGCGGGGCCGGCGGCGCGGGCCCAGGAGCGGTGTCTCTGGGAGCGGTCGGAGCGGCGGTTCTACCGGCTCAACGGTACGTACGACAGCGCCATCGTCAACATCATGGAAAGCGACGCGGCGCTCGTGACCCACCACGACACGATCGGCGGCACGACCATGCTGGAAACCGCCTTCTGCGTCCTGGCCAGCAACTGGGTCAGCCAGATTCACTCGCGGAGGCAGGTGGTGGCGGCCGATATACTCATCGAGGTGGACGATCCGTCCTGCATCGCCCGGACCGGCCAGACCAACACGTACCACAGTTACGACGACGGGGAGCTGAAGTCGGGCCACTCCTGGCCCGAGCCGCGCTTCGTCATCCAGGCGGACACCAACCTGGTGGTGGATACGCTCACCGGCCTGATGTGGACCCGCAGCGCCAGCGCCGGAAGCGGGACCTGGAACACGGCTGTCGGCGCCTGCTATTTCACCCCGCGCCACAGCTACGAGGACTGGCGCCTGCCGTCCGTCCGCGAGATGGAGAGCCTGGTGGACCTCGAGCGGATCCTGCCGGCGCTGCCGATGGGGCATCCCTTCAACAATCTCCAGTTCAATTACTGGACCGGCACGGGGGACATCGTCGATACCAACCGGGCCTGGGTGCTGGGCCTGGCCGACGGCACGATCGCCCGCTGGGCGCGCACCAACACCGCGCCGCACTACTGGCCCGTGCGCAGCCATACAATGGGCAAGTCCCCGGTCCCCAAGACCGGGCAGACGAACAGCCTGGCCATCGGCGACGACGGCTACCTCCAGCCCGGCGTGCCGTGGCCCGTCCCGCGCTTCACCGTCATGTCGGATACCAACCTGGTCTTCGATAACCTCTGGGGCCGGATGTGGACACGCAAGATCGGGATAGACGCCACCACGTCCTGGGCCCTTGCCGTGGACCATTGCAAGGCCCTGATCTTCGCGGGCCACGAGGACTGGCGGCTGCCCTCCCGGCGCGAGGCCTGGAGCCTGATCGACTTCGGGAGCGCGACGTTACTCCCCGCGGGCCATCCCTTCAACGGGGCCCCCGGCTCGTTCTTCTGGACCAGCAGCACCTACAAGGGCGACACCACCCGCGCCTGGGGCGTGGAGCAGGGATACCTCGGCTCCTATCTGAAGTCCAATATCGGCGGCGGCGTCTGGCCCGTGCGGGGGGAATGGTAG
- a CDS encoding SGNH/GDSL hydrolase family protein, translating to MKIIGAYGLLALALILAGCESDSGGSGVIPPGEGTILMCGRSVMAGWMDYLGGDVGGRAPVYGGLETPPGIVGSFSAQVAANPEARIAFFKLCFEDFAGGDRDTAAANLERNKAYVEQAYSACANAGVGMIVGNALPQVSAYTDGDLVWNHRQYNAFLQDFAASHANCWVFDFYGTLAGPGGSLKGSYASGSEDSHPNGAAYRALSGKLRDLFE from the coding sequence ATGAAAATCATCGGCGCGTACGGACTGCTGGCCCTGGCCCTGATCCTGGCGGGGTGCGAATCGGATTCGGGCGGCAGCGGCGTCATCCCGCCGGGCGAGGGGACGATCCTGATGTGCGGGCGCTCGGTGATGGCGGGGTGGATGGACTACCTCGGCGGCGACGTGGGCGGCCGCGCGCCGGTCTACGGCGGGCTGGAGACGCCGCCCGGCATCGTGGGCTCGTTCTCCGCACAGGTGGCGGCCAACCCGGAAGCACGGATCGCGTTCTTCAAGCTGTGCTTCGAGGACTTCGCCGGCGGCGACCGCGACACCGCGGCCGCGAACCTCGAGCGGAACAAGGCCTATGTCGAACAGGCCTACTCCGCGTGCGCCAACGCCGGCGTCGGGATGATCGTCGGCAACGCCCTGCCACAGGTGTCGGCTTACACCGACGGCGACCTGGTTTGGAATCACCGGCAGTACAACGCGTTCCTGCAGGACTTTGCGGCGAGCCATGCGAACTGCTGGGTCTTCGACTTCTATGGAACCCTTGCCGGTCCGGGCGGAAGCCTCAAGGGGAGCTATGCCTCGGGCTCCGAGGACAGCCATCCGAACGGCGCGGCGTACCGGGCGCTGTCGGGGAAACTGCGCGACCTCTTCGAGTAG
- a CDS encoding magnesium transporter CorA family protein produces the protein MISVTGLDFAGKRETAVPADKVAVAAAEGWYCWVDAESVVPTDLRPILETLGFDPDAATEALESGDEVVYRLLPRSVYLYFNEVRFENRDLTRAPVHVLLNERGLVMFHAGPVAMITHLRQTYREDFLAYSRSHGFLVFELADHLVDGYRSALLAIGESVQRVQMQLFSSPDDDIFRSVAELTRHILECRKSVTASRELLHEIASRKSPFIPETTQPFIETLAGTLDRLGGDLATERDVLTDTLNLYMGMVGHHTSRLLKRLTMISIIFLPLTFLCGVYGMNFAHIPELNWRFAYPAFWFAVALIAAGLLLFMKRSRWL, from the coding sequence ATGATCTCCGTGACAGGGCTCGATTTCGCGGGCAAGCGGGAAACGGCGGTGCCGGCGGACAAGGTCGCCGTGGCCGCGGCCGAGGGCTGGTATTGCTGGGTGGACGCCGAGTCCGTCGTCCCCACGGACTTGCGACCGATCCTCGAAACCCTCGGCTTCGACCCCGACGCCGCCACGGAGGCCCTGGAGTCCGGCGACGAGGTGGTCTACCGACTGCTGCCGCGCTCGGTATACCTCTATTTCAACGAGGTCCGCTTCGAAAACCGCGATCTGACCCGCGCACCGGTCCATGTCCTGCTCAACGAGCGGGGCCTGGTGATGTTTCACGCCGGGCCGGTGGCCATGATCACGCATCTCCGGCAGACCTACCGCGAGGATTTCCTCGCGTACAGCCGCAGCCACGGGTTCCTCGTGTTCGAGCTGGCCGACCACCTGGTGGACGGCTACCGGAGCGCCCTGCTGGCGATCGGCGAATCCGTGCAGCGCGTTCAGATGCAGTTGTTTTCCAGCCCGGACGACGACATCTTCCGCAGCGTGGCCGAGCTCACGCGCCATATCCTGGAGTGCCGCAAGTCGGTGACCGCCTCGCGCGAGCTGCTGCACGAGATCGCCTCTCGCAAGTCGCCGTTTATCCCGGAAACCACGCAGCCGTTCATCGAAACGCTGGCGGGCACGCTCGACCGCCTGGGCGGCGACCTGGCCACCGAGCGCGACGTGCTCACCGACACGCTGAACCTCTACATGGGCATGGTGGGCCACCACACGAGCCGCCTGCTCAAGCGCCTGACGATGATCAGCATCATCTTCCTGCCGCTGACCTTCCTGTGCGGAGTCTACGGGATGAACTTCGCGCACATCCCGGAGTTGAATTGGCGGTTCGCCTATCCCGCGTTCTGGTTCGCGGTGGCGCTGATCGCCGCGGGCCTGCTGCTGTTTATGAAGCGCTCCCGCTGGCTGTAA